The genomic stretch CTGTCCGGATTCAATGAAATGACCGTCGCCGCAACAAAAGTACGAACACAAACGCTCCCAGAATAGAAGGGCAGGATTAGTTTGATATCAGCAGATTCAATTCGCAAAGATGCAGAGCGATTTGGATGGTCAGCATCAGTCTGGCTAAGCAAACAACTAAATGGCAGACAACCAGCCCTGATGGCTAGAGCGGTAGTCTCGACCACAGATATTGCAGAGAATATCAACGCACGACGACAGTTCGAAAAGTCTTACAAACAAGCGCGCCGATGCCGCCTGTAATCACGTCGTCGTCCTGCCGACAGAGTTGTTAATTCTACACTTGCCAACGTCGGTGCGACTCAGTCCTCAATCGTTTCGCATACTATATATTTGACGAACTGAGGAGCCGCTATGCCTGAGAATTCAAGAGCATCTACTCAACAGAGAGATGCAGAAATGCCGCCAGAAAATGCACGGAAGATCACCATGATCATCCATTCCATTGGTGAACTGGCTATCCCTCCTGCCGGCAAAAATGGTGCGATCCACGGCAAAGAGATGGCAAACGTGGATCGTCATAAGAATGCGGCTATTGCGATTGCCGGCGAGAGAATTGTTGCCATTGGTCCTAGCGACGAAGTGCTGAAAAAGCACAGCGAAGTCAAAGATATCGAATTAGTCGACGCTGGTGGCAAACTTGTTACCCCGGGTCTTGTTGATCCACACACCCACCTCATATTCGGTGGCAATCGCGCCAACGAATTCATCATGCGCTGCCAGGGTAAGACTTACACTGAAATTGCAGAGGCCGGCGGTGGCATAGTGGCCAGCATGCGTGCCACCAGAAGCGCCACCGCAACCGAACTGGCGCAGTCTGGATTGAAGCGACTGCAGCGTATGCTGCAAGCGGGCACTACCACCTGCGAAGTAAAAACGGGTTATGGTCTGGATGCTCAGTCCGAACTGGCTATGCTCGAGGCCATTTACCAGTTGCAGAAGCAGCAGCCGGTTGAGTTGATAGCGACCTTTATGCCAGCACATGCGGTGCCACCCGGCACCGATCGTGATGCGTATGTCCAGGCGATCGTCGATGATATGCTGTCTCGCGCTGCCAGTCTATCCAAACAGCATGGTGTTGATGCTCCAATAATCGATGTCTTCTGCGATCGGGGATATTTCACCCTCGACGATACACGCAAAATTTTTGAAGCAGCCCGGGCTCTTAAAATGCCGACCAAGGTGCATGCAGATGAGTTTGTAAACCTCGGTGCCACCAAATTGGCAGTCGAGCACAAAAGCTTGAGCGCCGATCATTTGCTCAATGTAAGCGACGAGGAAATAGCGAAACTGTCCGCTTCTGAAACCGTTGCCGTCTTGCTGCCCGGTACTTCGTTTTATCTGAATCTGGCAGAGCACGCGCCCGCTCGAAAAATGATCGAAAGCGGTGTTGCGGTGGCACTTGGTTCAGATTTCAACCCGGGCTCCTGCCACATATTTTCTCTGCCGCTGATCTGGGGTCTGGCATGCCTGCACCTGCGAATGACTCCAGCGGAGGCT from Candidatus Melainabacteria bacterium encodes the following:
- a CDS encoding imidazolonepropionase, whose protein sequence is MPENSRASTQQRDAEMPPENARKITMIIHSIGELAIPPAGKNGAIHGKEMANVDRHKNAAIAIAGERIVAIGPSDEVLKKHSEVKDIELVDAGGKLVTPGLVDPHTHLIFGGNRANEFIMRCQGKTYTEIAEAGGGIVASMRATRSATATELAQSGLKRLQRMLQAGTTTCEVKTGYGLDAQSELAMLEAIYQLQKQQPVELIATFMPAHAVPPGTDRDAYVQAIVDDMLSRAASLSKQHGVDAPIIDVFCDRGYFTLDDTRKIFEAARALKMPTKVHADEFVNLGATKLAVEHKSLSADHLLNVSDEEIAKLSASETVAVLLPGTSFYLNLAEHAPARKMIESGVAVALGSDFNPGSCHIFSLPLIWGLACLHLRMTPAEALTALTVNAAYAIGAGDKVGQIAPGYQADITIYDVQTMEEVPYNLGWNPVAMTIKKGSIVHRI